CGGCTTCTCCTGGTCACCGGCTCGAACATGTCGGGCAAGAGCACGCTCCTGCGAGCGATCGGGGTGAACGCGTCGCTCGCGCAGGCAGGGGCGCCGGTCTGCGCCCGGGCGCTGCGCATGCCGCCACTGGTCGTCGAGACCAGCGGACGGATCGACGATTCGCTCCTCGAAGGGGTATCGTACTTTCTCGCCGAGCTCCAGCGCCTGCAGGCGATCGTGGCGCGAGCCGCGGCAGCGCAGCGCGCCGGATCGCCCCCCGTCCTCTTCCTGCTCGACGAGATCCTGCGCGGCACAAACAGCGAAGAGCGCCGCGTCGCCGTGGCGAAGATCGTCGAGCGTCTCCTCGGCTCGGGGGCGATCGGCGCCGTGTCGACCCACGATCTCGAGATCGCGCGCGTCCCGGCGATCGCCGACCGGCTCGCGAACGTCCACTTTCGCGAAACCCTGGAAGAGGGGCCGGAGGGTCCCACCATGAGCTTCGACTACCGTCTCCGCGAAGGTCTCGCGACGACGACGAACGCGCTCGTGCTGCTGCGCCTGGTCGGGCTCGACGCCCCACCCGACAGGCCGGGGAACTAACCCGGACGGCCGCGTAGAATCCTCCCTGGGCGTGCGCAGCGCCCACAACAGACAGGAGCGAGCGATGCCTTCCTCCAAGCTGGACGATCACGCGGCTGCCGGGCTCGAGGGAATGGACCACGAGCACGCCGTCGAGATGCAGATGGTGCGGGCGCTGGAGGCGGCTCTCGCCGCGGGCGATCGGGCCAAGGTGCTCGTGCTGATGGACCAGCTGGAGATCTTCGCCAACGCCCACTTCCTCGCCGAGCAGCATCTGATGCGGCTGCACGCCTACCCGGGATTCGAGTCCCACGAGGTCGAGCACGACCGCCTGATCGCCGAGCTGCGCGAGCTCTCGACCCGGATCCTCGGTCATCCGGACGAAGGAGCGGCTGCGAGCGTCGAAGCTCTCGAGCAGTGGCTGCTGACCCACATCCACACCGAGGACGAAGCGCTGGCCGAGTTCCTGCGCGGCAAGGGCAGCGTCTAGCGGCTAGAGCGCAGTCGCCGTCCAGGCGACCGTCGTGCCGGACTCGAGACCGTCGGCGAAGATCGCCGTCCCGGGAGCGCGGCGTCCCGGGAAGATCGTGAGACGCAGCAGCGGACTGACCGCGAAGCCACCCGCGGCCGCCGGATCGGTGACGTACCAGCGTCCGAACCAACTCGTGCCGTAGAGCGCAAGGTCCGACGGAATCGGCAGACTCACCGAGCCCCAGCCGCCGGTGGCCCCGGCGCCGGAGAGCGTCACCTCTTCCCGGGCGAAGGCCGCGCCCGGAGGCGGCGTGAGGCCCGGATCGCTGTCGTCGATCGCCAGCACCGCGGTCGCGCCGCCGAGCGCGGCCCAGACGCCGACCGTGCAGCCGGGACTGCCGGCGAAGGCCGGCTCGAGCGCGACGACCCGCGGCTCGACGCCTCCGCCGCCGGGGATGCCGACGCCCTCGACGAAAGGAATCCGGTCGCCCTCGGAGTAGAGCCGCGGCCGGTCGAAGGGCGCGCTTTCGGAGGCGGCCCGTGGATCGGTGAGCGGACGGGTCATGAAGGCGAGCAGCGCCGCCTTCTCCTGAGGCAACAGGTTGAGCGGGACGATGAGCGGGTTCTTGTTCGGAGCGTCGAAGTCGCCGCCGCGATCGTAGAAGTCGACCACGTCGGAGAGCGTCGCGATCTCGCCGTTGTGCATGTAGGGAGCCCGCAAGGCGACGTTGCGCAGCGTTGGCGTCCGCATCGCTCCGCGGTCGCCGATGTTGCCGGTCTCGGCGAAGCGTCCGAGATCCTCCTGCACCGGGCGGACGCCGGTGTAGAAGAAGGCGTCGTTCGACAGCAAGGCGCCGCCGTGACAGACGGCGCAGTTGCGGTTGGCGAAGACCGCCCGGCCCTGCTGCTCGAGAGGCGTCAGCGCAGG
Above is a window of Thermoanaerobaculia bacterium DNA encoding:
- a CDS encoding c-type cytochrome; its protein translation is MNLRLPRTFLSTAPLQRVLALLVVAGALSGAVAAQGPPPPPPPPGPLQPPPAPAGNPLTPEKILLGKALFWEEQLSSTRTVACGTCHIPAAGASDPRTASSPLALHPGADGLFETPDDVLGSPGVPQSLADGTYVDHPDFGILEQATGRRGRPASEAGYAPSLFWDGRAGGALVDPETLEVVLASGAALESQALVPILNSTEMAHGAREWSEVVSRLQSAAPLALAESLPPALEDGIGGRSYPELFASAFGTPEISPTRIAMAIASYERTLVSNETPLDVALSGGPALTPLEQQGRAVFANRNCAVCHGGALLSNDAFFYTGVRPVQEDLGRFAETGNIGDRGAMRTPTLRNVALRAPYMHNGEIATLSDVVDFYDRGGDFDAPNKNPLIVPLNLLPQEKAALLAFMTRPLTDPRAASESAPFDRPRLYSEGDRIPFVEGVGIPGGGGVEPRVVALEPAFAGSPGCTVGVWAALGGATAVLAIDDSDPGLTPPPGAAFAREEVTLSGAGATGGWGSVSLPIPSDLALYGTSWFGRWYVTDPAAAGGFAVSPLLRLTIFPGRRAPGTAIFADGLESGTTVAWTATAL
- a CDS encoding hemerythrin family protein, translated to MPSSKLDDHAAAGLEGMDHEHAVEMQMVRALEAALAAGDRAKVLVLMDQLEIFANAHFLAEQHLMRLHAYPGFESHEVEHDRLIAELRELSTRILGHPDEGAAASVEALEQWLLTHIHTEDEALAEFLRGKGSV